A stretch of DNA from Vidua chalybeata isolate OUT-0048 chromosome 3, bVidCha1 merged haplotype, whole genome shotgun sequence:
CTGCCATTTTACAGGAAGCCAGTGTTAAAGATTtgtaaaaaattccttttttggTGGTTCTTATAATGAGGCAGTAATATGGTGCAATATTATGAATGCAGTAATGCTACTACAAATTGTTGTACCAAAAGCAGAGCTCTGTCTGAATACACAGCCAACTCTGACACGTGGTTTTAGCTAAAGGGTTAAAATAATGGCTTTCAGGAAAGCAAGGCTGAGTGATCACCAGCAGAAACCTGTGAGTGACTGACAAAGATAAGGAGCTGTACAACAGAGACATCTGCCATAAAGCATACAGGTTTGAGTTTGTTGTCCCAAAGACAGTTGGTGTTCACAtatctattatatatattatatttatatttaatatatgttatatatatattaaatttgTACTTGCTCATCCACCAACACCactggagaaatattttaactgcCTAGAGGTTAAAAGccagaagctgaaaaatatatatctgcACAGCTTCACAAATATATCTATTAAGAAAACAGTTTATATCTCTCTGGTCCCtcatacacattttaaaatacttgaagaACTTGAATACAATACTTGCATACAATACTAAGGATTGGGTTTAGTTCAAGAAATGCTGAATAAGCAGCTTGAACTTTCTTGatatatgaaaatgtttttatattgtGAACCTTACTTCTCCTCAGGTTTAGGTAAAAACTGATGGCATTCATGcttccctttgttttcttcttctctacACAGCCCAAAGCTTTCAGGGTTACTAAGTACTTCATCTGCACACCAGGCTTGTTTGCTTTGCTGCATTTGCCAAAACATGCTCAGTGTTTTAATGATGCCTAGTTAATTACAGGGACATGGAGACTCTTTACAGTGCAGTAACAAAGCTGCTTACAGTtcttaaagggaaaataatgcACTTCAAATGTGGAGATTCTTTAGATTATTAACCCTGCTAAAGGCTACTGAACTTTTCTCTAAGGCggcttggaaatattttctatagGAGCAGCACCTGGCTCATAGAATAAGAGAAATCATGAGAGTCAAAACCACTCCTGGCTGAAGTCGATGGGTGCTAATTCATTCCAGCTACAGGTGAATTTAGGAAAACCATAAGCAAAATTCCAGTTCCCTTGGCTTTTCCACACCACCTTTTCACAGTTACACAGTTGAACAGCAATGCTgatcctttttatttccccagaCCTTGAACTACTCAGTACCTACCTGCTGTTCTGATGACATTATCGATAACCTCCCTGGGGACTGACTCATCACTGAGAAACCTGACAGATCGCCTCTTATTTAGAAGCTCATAGAATGTCTGCGACCTCTTAATCATTTCAGCCTCAGAGTAGCGCTCGCCAGTGAAGGGGACATGGGCAACATTTTCTTCAAGTCCTTGCCACTCTTCCTCACCCTCTGCAAGAAAATACAAGTGGttagggatttttttgctgGAGAACTCTTGATATCCTTGGCATTCACATCGTAAGGCACCTTGTCCTGCACTGGCATACACTGCACTTCTACACCACTGGTCAGGCAAAGTCTGAGGTTCCAGCTGATACAACTCATTGATCCCCAGCTCCAGCTACTGAATAAACACCTTGTTTAAATACCAAGAGGCTGGAGGGTCCTGGTAGGCTCTATCAAGTGTGATCCACAAAGCAGTCATTGCCTTCTCCACTTCAGCCTGCAAGCCTGCCTGCAAAAATGGGTTACAAGCTCAAACAGCATTGAAAAAGTGGACAGGCTTCCAGCCCAATTTTCTCAGCAAGTAAATGTGAACATGTGTGTTCCTTCTTCAGCTGttcaataaggaaaaaaaaaaaatcaattaaattaCTGAAGTTAAGGAGAGAGCTTAATTACCAATATATGTAAAATGTCCTCTGAAGAGCTGAATGTCAACTTCTTCCATATTCATGTTTCATAGCAGAAACATTGCAAGCTTTGGCTCTGCAGAAATGTGACTTTGTGGTCAAGCTCTTTGGTTTCCCAATACTTTCAGCATAAGAGGAAATGGATGTCAGGCATCTATATTTAGGATAACAACATATCAAATGTAGGATATTGTGTTTCTtggctttaatttaaaaacttaaaatgaTTCTCAATTTCACTGAAATCTGTCTGTTTATATCACAAAATGAATCTTCTGTTGTCTCTGAGGCCTCTTTCTCCCCCATATTCCTAGAATCAGCATGGACAGCATTTTTTTTGCAGCTATGATGTGGAAGTTAAAGCCATTTAAATGCTACATTTTGACTAGTCAATAGTATTGAGCAATCTGCTACAGAGAGCtgagtcaggaaaaaaaattccagttccTTTTCTGTCGCTATTAGGCTATTATTCCCAAATCATAGCAATCTCCAGCACAAATTCAAACAGCAATTACTTCTGTGTTTTAGTAGTATGCAGTTGCCTTAGAGACCAGGCTGgcattttgttcattttaaaagcaggtAAATATTCACAAGTGTGGCTCAGCCTGTGCAAAGGGAAGAAACAAATCCAGTTTCATAAACTGAATCTAAATGGAATGGTTCTAGTCCCCAAACCACACACGTTTCATTTTGTGTGCGAAGAATTCACCCTGAGAATTTATTTGGTTTAGCATTTCATGCCTGTGTTAAGCACTCTTGGTCATAGTCTGCAAGGACCTGGCTCCAGGTTAATGGAAAGCAGTGTAAAAATTATGTTAGTGATCATCTtgtaaaaattgtaaaaattatGTTGTAAAAATTATGTTAGTGATCATCTTGTGCACATTCAAAAAGTAAAAGGGTGCCTCTTGATAATGTTCCCTTTGTGGTTTTCACTCAGTAAAATAGTGAGTGCTTGCTTGTTTTGGGTTGAGTGGGGGGGAGGGTTTCTGTGTAAGTACAAGAGAAGTGAAGCTGCTGTTTGGTCAAGATAGTTCAACTTATTAATAATAAGGTGAAAAAAGCAATGTATTTCCAAAGATTTTGAACATGGGACAAAAGTGAGATGACTAAAGAGAATGGAAAACCTCAATACACTCAACTTGGGAATACTGGCTGAAGCAGAAAAACCTAGAAGTGCAGGAACCgacacacaaaaccaaaactctcCTGgcaaattctttttaaaataaattaatctatTATATATTCACTTCCACCATGTGTCTATCATTCTTTCTTAGCAGTTAACATTATCCATATGCTAACTTTAAATCATTATCAGCACCATCTGGTTAGTGCATGCTCTCTATATCTCTAATTGCCGTGTTTAGACACACTCCTGTTTGTACAGTCACGTTATACAATACCACAAGTGTCTTGTTTATATCTCCTTGTATTCCACCATTTGATGGACAACAGACATCCTGCTAGCAAGTCTATTACCTTGTTAGCCACAGTCTCAAGATCGCCATCAATTCTGTTGCCCATTTACAGTAGTCATCAAGCTTCCTGCTTTTTAAGTAAATCTGGAATGGTTTTGGCTCAGACATCCCAAATGGAATCTCattttaaatgtacatttttctatttctatcaGAAATTCCTCTCTGGATACATTTTAGGATGATAACTATGCTCTTCCCAGCAGTCCATATGGGAGGTTATAATCAGCCTGCAAATCATGTAATAAATTTTACCTCAGTTTGAAGCATGAGTTCTTAATTAAAAACTCATACTGAGAACAGTAAGTTGTCATTTCACTTCTGTTGGCCACTTTTTTTTACCTACACTGACACTTCTCTGTGTTGCTGGCTTCCAATTTTATGTCATTAAGATATTTAACTTTTACTCTCCTTGGTTTTATGCAAAGACTACCAGATAATATTAACAATTGATCCTGAGACTGATCCTTGAGAAACCCTAGTCAATACTGCATTTGCTTTCCAAAGAAGTTTCTTCTCTAGAGAATTGCTTCCTGACCATACaattcctctctctcttttccagtATAAAGACATGatgcataggaaaaaaattcaatgtaTGTAAAGAAAGTTTTCACATCTTTAGTCTTAAATGCTGGGTAACTGACCCTGTGGGTTCTTTATCTGATTAATGGCAGAATGCTGCAAAATGGGCCACTGCAGGAATCTCAGTAGTGAATCCAGCCCTGAACTGAGTGTGACTAATAGGGAACTAAAAGAGATGGATTACCCTACTAGTGGGTCATAAATAGTGGTTAGCAGGCTGATCCTGGAAACCTTAAGAGTGGGTCAGGGATCTTAAGCAAAAAAAGTAGCAAGTTGGAGAGGCACAGAACCTGGAAGAAAGAACCCAGCATCAAAATATGGTGAAAATTACCTCAACTGGAATATAGTTGCTGAAGGTTTCTTATGATCTTAAGATAAATAGAGTGGCTATTATATAAAGAGAAAACCTAGTATAAGGAAAGCTGAGAGGTAATCTGGTTGCTATCCATAAACCACAGGAGGGTATATACCAGGGCTGGAAGAGAATTCTTTAAAATCAAGAGGATGGAAcagattaaatatatatacagtAGTATTAAATAAGTTTGGGCAGGCAGAAAGGTAGGGAAGAGTTTTTAATCCATAGTAAGAAATTCTGGACCAGCCTTTCAGCAAGGTTGAAGTGTCACAAAAGTCCAGTTTTCATGTTCATTCAGCTGATGACAAAGGCTGGATGtatttgcagcagcagaaagataCACACGGTAATGCATTGTGTCCATCTAAGTCCTGTGTTCCTAAATGATACAAAACATGAACTGTCATTGAAAAGGACGTTTAAATTGCTACTGCCTCATCCATGTCAGTAGTAGTATTACTAAGATATGGGAAGTCTTTGAaactggggagaggagaaatgCTTTTTAGTGGTCATTTAACAGGTCTATTATAAGGAGTATCACAAGCAAGTAGCAGCACATTTtcaggagaaatggaaaaattggGACTTTGTGTGTTGTTTTGTAGTCCTTAAGTAGAGTTCATCATCAAGTGTCCCTGCCAAACCACAGCACAACAATCTCTCATTCTGAATCttataaatgaagaaaaaagttacAGGATAGATGGGCatgcaaaaaaatctgaagtacTGCCAGTTAAAGCATTAAACAAATGGACTGAGTGCTTTGCACTTAACAAAAGAATTGGGTTTCTGGCTGCTACGAGAAACATTCATCTCTTCAGCTGTGGAAAGCACAACACAGACAAGCTCAGGAGCACTTGGCCCTCACCATTCTACCCTTCATTGCCAAAAAGTGACCCTACTGAGTCTGCCCAAGCAGTTCAGCTACTTACAGTGAATGCTCTGCTGCTCAAAGGTATGTCCTTCTCATGGGAAACATCCCTGAGGGTTCCACTTCAGGGAAGGCTCGTGGGGCTACAAGTGAGGTTGGTGCTATTCTGTTTTTCTAACTGAGTGATTCACTCTCTCAGCAAATAGACCTTGATTTGGTCAGGGACATGAATCAAGAGACTTGGTCTTCAGCTACCCCTTCCTATTCAGGGGGCTGCTGAAAATTCAGCTTGTTCTTGTGGGGCAGCCCTAGATTCTAGCTTTAGACAAGGCCTTAAGAATGTAACCTTCATGCTACCTAACTCAAATTCTCTTCAGAGGAACTTAGTCTTTAAACACAAGCCAGCCAAAGACATTTAAGTAGAACTGAGCTTGTCTGATAAAGTAAgatacatttataaaataacagaatttaCACAGCAGGTATAGGATTCTTTAGTAttagaaaaatctctttataCATCCATGTTTCTAATTCAGCATCCATGTTTCCATTTCAGCAGTTTCCATTTCCTAGTGCAGTCAGTGAAAATTTTTACACTGAAAACAAGGTTAACATATTTTGATCTTTAATTAAGGCTCTAGCAAAGTAACAGATCCTTACTAACTCTTTCTTCTCCTTACTACTCTTCTCATGTAGGCTGGGCTGGAGAAAAATTTCCTGGTGAAGAAAACTTTCCCTATGAAGattatattattttcatatttctagAGATAAAAGACACGACTGTTTTACAAAGAAATTAGTTTGAAACACACACCATTAAGGGAAAGATCATTATTTgttactaaaagaaaaatagcaagaaaattTAATATTGGATGACATGGCATATTGagaaaggttttatttaaaagtaaataaaacttAGAAACAGTACCAACATGTCTACCTGTCAAAATTTTTTTGCAAGCAATATTTTTTGTAACAAAAACTAGTACAGTTTTGAATTTAGTATCTGAACAACAGGGAAAGCAACTAACACATAAAAGACTAAAATGTGAGGCTCCTTGATAAGAGCTAATAGGTTTGTTTATGCAAAGGATCTAAATTTCTTAAGTGATGGAAACAGCTATAATCCAAGATGGTAATTCATAGATTATCATTTGAACTACCCACAGGAATTCTAATTTGCAGCAATTTAACTGAAGTAGTAAGTCATTATTGACAAAGAAATTATGGAATAATTTTATACAGCATCTATTTTGCATTGAACAAAGGAGGATACAACAGGTGAACTGATTTGTaaagaaattttatatatttggaaaatagTCAACAGGGTTTAAACCCTTCTTGGTATCAACTATTTTCAGAAACTGATAAACAACAGTAGCTCAAAGTATACTGAACACTGAGAAAAGAGCTATAATAGTTCTTAGAAAAAGGTCTATATGCAGAAGAACACTGTAAGTTTTAAGATTCCTAGAAGCATACTGAGGGAAGTGTTATTatgggggaagaaaataacCCAGACAGACCCTTCAAAAAGTCTTTGAAACCAGcatgagggagaaaaaaaaaagaaaaaaagagctgcattaaatacaattttaagaAATTGATAGGAACAGAACTCTgtagatttttgttttacaaagaaataaaatgagtttATGGAGGATAGTTAGGAAGTAAGATGAAGGAAGGTTACATTTTGAACTTAGACTTTTTTGTCCAAGCTGTGAATCAGAAAAAGCTAATGAAAATAAAGGGCATTCTGTATGGGTTCAAATATGCAGATGAGGGACCAGATTATCACCACCACCACATTTTGTTCTTAAATATTTGATCAACACAGCTCCCAACAAAGCTGCCATTGACATTCTCAGAAGCCACAAATGGAGGACCTTtgtaaaaacagtaataaacTCATTTCCAAATTTTTAGCTGTGCTGAGACCAAATATGTAGCACTGAGTGATAAAATGGGATGACTGCAGATAGAAACTCTCTACTCACGTCTTCCCTTTGCTCACACTAATAAGGCCTGGGAAGAGACTGTGGGGAATTCAGCAGGaactcttttctttccttacacTGTCCATAGAATCTCTCACAGGGCTGAGATATGCTGTACAGAGGAACAGACAGGAGTCTctgagaatatattttttatatatatatgtgagtTTTTTGCACTCTGATCTGTGGGGTCTGGAGGGAATTTACACCAAGGGTAACACTACATGAGGACTGCCTCCTTCCTGGGAGCTGACAagctcagggcacagcagcagtgttgGGCTGATTATTGCTGTCACTGCGGAGAAGTCCAGAAGATTGCACCTCCTTTATTCGTATCAGCAGATAAAATTCAAACAACAAAGGTGTTTAGGATAAGATTTTTCTTACCTTCTTCTTCTAAGGGATGGTCAGTGCTATCTTTTAAATCTTCATCCACCCATGGGCGAGATGGATGCTTGCTTTTAGTGTCAcgtttttccttctctccattTGTCTTCTTCATTATTACCCCAATCAAAACACATATAATGGCTATAAATACTGGtgtgagggaagaaaagagtGCCATGACTGTGGAAATGTGGAGCCTTTCTTCCACGTTCAGTAGTTTCTCATGAAAAGGAGAGGCTgaagagggaagagcagcaaagCAATAAGCAAAAAGGGGTGGAATCAAGGTTCAGTCCTCCACCCTATCTTGCTTCTACTTTTCAGACACCGCCTCCACAATCTCATCTGTGATGGGCTTTTGCTGTTAATAAACAGCTCCTGCAGTTAAAAAAACTCCAGACCCAGGTTTATatattttctgagaagaaaCAGCTTATAAACAGCAAGCAGAGGCGCTGACCATACACACAAATGTTGTCcagtgcaaaataaatttaaaaaccccaagGTCTTTTCAAACTCCAGACTAAGGTAAAAGACTTCTCCcctcttatttttattgttatggTCATCCCAGTAATCTTCCTTGTAACAGTGATTATGAGAAGAGCCAAGTTTTACGACTTTTAAAAACCAATGGCACCTCTTCAATGTTTAACTCATAAAATTAGCATTTTACATGTATCCCAGGAATTCAGAATATCACCAATCACAAATCAGTTCACAGCACCACCCTCGGCTATGTCAACACGTCAATAGAACAGATAAGTAAAGGGGCAGCATTGCCTCTCTGTAAAGCGTGAGTGAGACAATTCACAGAGCCCTGTATTCATCCTGGCTGTTCTGGGGCAACTGACAGGAAGAATTCAAGGAGTCAAAGCAAAATTCTGTGAGGGCTGCAATGAATTTAAAAGGCATGTTTCAGCATCTTATCGAAGATTAAAAACTGATAGGATCCTGGTATAATCCAATAATGGTCAATGTCTAAATGCTTAACCCATTTTTACCTCAGGCAGCTGCTTGGGAACTGAACCAACACAGCAACACTGATTTGCTGTATTTAGCTGGGGCTACTGGGACATACTGGATAATGAAATGTCAGATAGCAATGGGTgctgagggctgtgctggagagcagggtGCAGGAGTGCTCTCTGTATGCAGTCACCAGTGTCCATCAGCTCTTCTTAGCACCTGCTAAGCACCATCCTTGCCAAGCCTTATCTCATGCCATACAGGGCCATTTCTGATGTCCCAGCATCCGTGGCAAGATTTCATATTTTGAATAAGCCCTCCCAAGATCAGTGGGAGCAGTTGTGAGTGTAGCTATACGAGGAGATGGTGAGTCCCAGGGCATGTCAGCGCTGCAGCTGGCACTCGCAGGGGGTCATTGCAGTCCCCTTTCCTCAACATGAAAACCAGGACACAAAGGGAGAGAGAATTTGGGGTATGCACAGGTTCCATCCTGACAGGTTCTCTGTCCATGCCCTACCACTCATGCCTCTCACCCCACCAGTAATTCAGTGCTGGGCACACCCTTATTGGTACCATTTGACACTGTCATTCCAAGGGCTCCCTACCTTCCAATGCTCCAGAAGATACTGCCAGCTGCCTCGAGGATTGGTCTGTTGGGAAGTGCAGATTAATGACCAGGTTGCTGCACAAGAAGAGGAATGTGTGACCACACTGGTTTGCCACACACAGTGATAGTCTGGCTGACAGTCCAGACCTATACCCTC
This window harbors:
- the IYD gene encoding iodotyrosine deiodinase 1 isoform X2, which gives rise to MALFSSLTPVFIAIICVLIGVIMKKTNGEKEKRDTKSKHPSRPWVDEDLKDSTDHPLEEEEGEEEWQGLEENVAHVPFTGERYSEAEMIKRSQTFYELLNKRRSVRFLSDESVPREVIDNVIRTAGTSPSGAHTEPWTFVVVQDPYLKHKIREIVEEEEEINYKKRMGDRWVNDLKRLRTNWIKEYLDTAPYLILIFKQVYGQLPNGKKKTHYYNEISVSIACGILLAALQVFILFSRPLQSWLTSS